GGGCCACGGCGGCCACTGCGTCATTTATTAGCATAATAGCCTTATTGATCTGCACCTCATGTAGGATGAATTCTAAGTAGACCAGACAATAacatttttgaataatattCAAACAAAGAACAGCCTACAGTCTTAGAATAAACCCTGACTCATTGTTAACTATGTAAAAAAAGTAAACCGGGCATTGAACCTGGAACATTGCACTTCTAACTGCAGAACCATAGTGTTATCAcctgaaattttatttaaacttgtatGAAAGATAAGAATGCAAAACAAATACAACTTGGGTAGTATAAAGAGTATTATCTTTATAGCGTTGGTAAATgagtattatattatgtatctgTAGTATTCATATCAGTGTGTACGCAATCTGTTATCGGTACACATGTCAAGGAGTTTTAATTAGTGAGATTGTAATATAATTCTTACTTTCCAATCAAAACTtgctaaaaatactttttaactcGATAGAACTATTTTAATTTAGCACAGTAAGTAAATTcagtttttgtatttatttttttggatttttatataaaacatactTATGTTAGTACATGATGATAACAACAATAATTGATCAATGATTCTAATGATGCCTactttataatatgtaggttAATTAGTTTACAGTGAGAAATTTAGAGTAATTAAGacctgaatatattttattttatcagtaggTGTTAACGAATTTTGTCCAAATGTTTTGGAAAtgaaatcctactaatattataaacgcgaaagtttgtatgtatggatgtatggatgtttgttactctttcatgcaaaaactactgaatggattttaatgaaactttacaataatatagcttatacatcagaataacacataggctacaatttgtaaacatattgttcgaaatactaaacctgcgcagacgaagtcgcgggcaccagctagtttcCTATAAATTTTAGTGTGTAACTTGTTACAGCCGTCAGCGCTAGTGATCGCTGCTAAACGTAAAGCCCAGCAGAAGAAGAAGCACGGTTTTGACACTGAACTGAGAGATCATTATCAAATTGTAAGTACTTGGTCaatcagaaatatattttattttataccaacTGCTAAAACATGcctaatatataatttaaattttcaaaattaggcTAATTGTGATTTCATTTCATATATTTATCGCTTATGAGAGTAACAAAGTATGTACCTTATTGATATACTTTGTTAGTGTTACTTGAATAAGCTCACTATTTGCTTACACTGAGTTTTATGGCATTGTTATGTTGAAGGCTGTGTCTCTTCACATTTTTATGGGTATACTTTATACTAAGCTATATTTGTTTAAACTGATTACCACATGTGTAAATTATGTAAAGTACTTAAAGTATACTATTTTAGAAGAGGAGAGTTTCTTGCTGGATCTTGCCTTGTACTACTTTTTGGAAACATAGTCCTAGCTTTTGAAGTTCCATAACAACCTCTAATATTGAAATTTTGATTCTAACACAGATTCTATTCCTAATGTGTTTCAGGCCATGGATTCTAAATCAAAAGTGAAGGGTCCAACAGGTCTTGTGACGGAGCCGCGCATGGCGGAACATCGATGTCTGTGGGATGATCAGTATCCTGAGTGTCCTGAGCGGTTGACCAGCGTTATACAAAGGTGACATAGAATTTTACCATTTCGAGATAATTCGTTACATATACCCGAAAATTTGATATGTAATAATAAAGAGATTTGCAATAGCCTACGACATTTTAATCTCAAAACTGACATCGAAagacctcctccttttttgacGTTGGTTAAATATTTTGGGCTTAACCAATTAATGAATCATGTTTCTAGTAATTTATTCATCCTCTTCTATACATCCTATCCTGGGTTGCaatagttaaattaaattctagcTTATTTGTATACCAGAAAAAACCTATAGTTATAGTAGTAAGTTTTATGCTATATTCCAGGTGCCATGAACTAAACTTAATCGAGCAATGCAAGCAGTACCCACCTCGAGCGGCGACTAAGGAGGAGCTATGTGCTCTACACTCGCCGTCCGTGTACGACATGATGGAGACCACACATCAGAACAACGACCTTAAATACCTGGAGGAACTGTCCGCTAAATATGATGCTGTTTATATACATCCGGTGAGTTTATTTCGAAATACATCTACTGGGCCACATAGGCATGTCAATCTATCACAAATGAATaggattcatcatcatcctcctgcccttatcccaattttatttggggtcggcgcagcatgttttctccttctatactcttctatctgcatATCatatcatgatgatgatgatgataaaaaataagttcaatGAGTCTATTGTTGATGCCGCTTAGCTATCCAGTCAATAAAGCGTTGTTTCTCGAGTGTTTAAGACATTAGATGTAGCAAtgtaattcgtatttttttctttaaaaaaaaatacatacgatGTTGTTAGGGGTGGtcgttttgggggttgtcttttgtaaattttgacgtCTAAAAACTGCTGTTTTgtagccaagtttgaataaccTTTGCAACTTAACACCAATCTTTACAGAGTACCCACGAGCTAGCCCTCCTAGCAGCAGGCTCAACCATCGACTTAATAGATCGCATAGTATCAGGCGAGCTACAGAACGGCGCGGCGCTGGTCCGGCCGCCCGGACACCACGCCATGAGGGCGGAGCCCTGCGGATACTGCTTCTATAATAACGTGGCTTTAGCTGCTAAACATGCCATCGATGCTAGAGGAGTTAATAGGTATGTGGATAAAAGTGACTAAGACAAAAACAATTGTATTATGTAACTTTTGCGAAATTCCTTTTGAGTTGAAAACAAgtcaaatttgtttttggtCTGCATCTGGCACAAATGCCTCTTTGCTATTGaaagttaattttataacaTGAGATATGAACTGATTCTGTTAAGCTTATCCCCATTTGTAACATTTGTATACACCCAacaataaatgtatttctgtttgcaGGATACTAATAGTGGACTGGGATGTACACCATGGACAGGCTACACAACAAATGTTTTACAATGACCCCAGGTAAGCTCATTGTGTGTCACCCAAATTAGAGACGAGAGAGATTTCGCGGATGCctcaaaattaaaagaaaaaaatgatgACCCTGCACTGTTACTGATTTTATAATCTTGTAGTAATGTAACTCAAACGGACCGTATTCAAAAACCaccaatgaaaataaataaaaaagtatttattaaccCAAAGTAACCTAACAATGCTTACATTGATACTGACCCACAATCTAAGCACAACTTGTATCTTGCGGCTCAGAAAAATACAGATTTAAAAACATactttattcataaatttccaGAGTAGTATACTTCTCGATCCACCGCTACGAGCACGGCTCGTTCTGGCCGAACCTGCGCCAGTCCAACTTCCACTACGTCGGCGCCGGCCGAGGGAAGGGGTATAACTTTAACGTGCCGCTGAACAAGACTGGCATGACGGACGGCGATTATCTAGCTATATGGCATCAGCTGTTACTGCCGATGGCTTTTGAGGTCAGTTTTAGTTAATACTAgatttccgcccgcggcttcgcccgcgtcgatTTCGGTtacatcgcgtttccaagagtactcttcaaaagtccgagatataaactatcctatatcctttctcaagttccaaactttgtctgtaccaaatttcacacaaatcggttcagtagtttaggcgttaGGAAAAACAGACAGACGGAGTtaaattactttcgcatttataatagtaGTTTGGatataaattttgatttgtatAGGCAAGAGAATAAATGTAAGAATTACCGTCTATACCTAtctaaaatgaataaatacgAGTCATAGGTTGTGAAAGAGATTGGTTAACATGCCACTGAATAAGACTGGCATGACGGATGATTATCTAGCTATATGGCATCAGCTGTTATTGCCGATGGCGTTTGAGGTCAGTAGTAGTTACAAATGTAATCTTTCAACACTATCAATCAATAAAGCTATAGATGAGAAACAGTTCGTTTTTGTCATCAtagaataaaagttttaaaagttaTCTAGGTATTGTCCTGTCTGTAAAACAAATACatgtattatgaaaaaaatatatagataacttttttttttttaataaaatgcaatacaataataaatcacaatcccaaaaaaaaattgataggtACTAAAGTCCACGACATGTTTCATGCCATTCTTTCTGGCATATAATTTAATACTCGAAGAAGTATAATGCAATttagtttttgtattatttagctTATCAATGAAACCGTCGtcgttttatattttgtaatatcttaatgtgtttttctgtattttttttatggtaaaactTGTACAATCCATTATTtagttttcttaattaaaacattcCCAACTTTACCTACCCAAATATCATCTATAAACTAATTTTTGTCACGACAGTATCAGCCGGAGCTCATCATAATATCAGCCGGCTACGACGCGGCCTACGGCTGTCCTGAGGTACATATAGTCATCTCTCTCTAACACTAGCATTTTGTATGTATCTGTCTCTTTCAGTTCGCCCCCGAACTTGTTATCGTGTCGGCTGGGTACGACTCCGCGTTGGGAGATGAAAAGGTTGGATATTTGTGAAAGTTTGTGTGTTTGGGAGCTTGTTTGATGCTGTGTTTTGGGTTTTAAAGTGTGGTATATCTTCGTTTACATTTTCAGTGTATTTGAGATGAAAATAGTGATCGTAAGCAAGCATaataaaggctcgagcagaccggatgcgtatgcgtaacgtagacacgcgcgtcgttacgcaagcggtgtggcctgtctcatacatttccatacattacaactcatggttacgccgtaactacgcgcgtgactacgcgcgtggttacgcatacgcatccggtctgctcgagcctttaatcattgttaaaaaatacatagcATTTTTAACCTCCTATGAAAACAAGGGGGTGTTTAATTGTGtctatatgtatgtgtgtgtgtactaTGTCTGTGGGATAGAAGTTTATTGTGAGGGTGAACTGGATTTGTCTATGTGAGAGTACGTTGTTGTTATACTTATTTAGACTGAGTATCTTTTGGGTTGAATGAGAAAGAAGTGACAGTGTAACTGTATAATATATGCTTTGTTTGTCAGCTTGTCATCTTTAGcaaatcaaactgatttgccAGTAACTGCACtcgcaaaaaaaaatgttcaaacaAGTAATTTCCGAATATATTCCCAGGGTGAAATGGAACTAACACCAGCAGTATACGGGCACCTAACACAAGCACTGATGTCAGTATGTCCGCGAGTGGGCGTGGTGCTGGAGGGCGGGTACTGCCTGACGTCTCTGGCGGAGGGGGCGGCGCTAACGCTGCGGACGCTGCTAGGCCGCGCCCCGCCCAAGTTGGAGCAAGTGCCTGAGCCTAGTGATGAGTGAGTGTCGATTGTATTTGTGTTGATAAgaaaagttaattattataacttgACGCTTGATACAAATTGATAAGTGCGGTGAAGCTAAATCTTTCTAAAGAAAAACTCAAATGTTCGAACAAAGTAGaaacaataaatgattttaatcaATCAATCTCTAAACTTAAATAAACCGGCCTTTCAGCCAGCTGCATTTCaccttcattttatttgtttactaaatCGGTAATTACATTCACTTCCAATATGCCATAAATAGCCTAAATATActaaaaaacaacaattactAAAACAAACTTTATTCATCCACAGAATAAGAGACACAATACTAAACTGCATATACGCCCAAAAACCACATTGGAACTGCTACAATTTCCAACCGACTTACTCAACTAGCGGGCCGCCCAATGTCTGCGATGCCAACAGGCTGAAACATACGGTCACTGTCAAGTGGGAAGGCGATGAAACCAGGCCGGATACCTTTGCGACCAGAAACTGCTATCCCGTGCAGGATAGTGGCACGATAAAGAGGATAGCTGAGCGGTTGAACCATTTGAGATTAGGTGAGCTTTAATAATTGgaagtttaataatttattggggAACATTCATCAAACATACGGGTACTATCAAGTGGGAAGGTGATGAAACCTAGCCGGATACCTTTGCTACCAGAAACTGCTATCCCGTGCAGGATAGTAACACGATAAAGAGGATAGCTGAACGGTTGAAACATATGAGATTAGGTAAGGTAAAATAATTGTAAGCGTAAATGATCGTCAAGGAGcagtaaacaatttaaaatttgttttatagAATTTACGATCTTCTTTTGTCTTATCTCCGTCTTGTTCTTAATGGAAAAGGGTTTTTCGTGAACTAACGATCTGCTATCCCAAGCGGATATAAGTTAGCCTACGTGTTATCGTGATGTACAAGGCTATATTCCTTTCAACGTTGATAAGAAATGGTTTTCGCGCGTGCAAAAGTAATGAACATACTAACACACAAATTTtcgcttttattttatatttaattacatctataatataaaaatgaatcacaaaatgtgttggtaagcgcataactcaacaacgcctggaccaatttggctaattctttttttgttgtgtttgttattgtcaggagaaggttcttatgaaaaaaaaaaaaatagggtaaagtagagaagtcagttgacgggagcgaagccgcgggcaaaagctagttattaatataataaatgtatgtTCTACCGCAGTGACGGATCTCACAATACCACAGCACGCAGTGGGCTATATTTACGACACAGCCATGCTCAAACATAAGAACGTCTGCGAACCGTAAGTAAATATGACTGAATTTATGacacaaacatttaaaatatcatttaaaatatttgcagaCAATATTGTACTCTATTTCATTTCTGATAGGACACAAATAATTCAAATGATAGTAAGTGAAACTTCCATCATTTGACTTTGAATGTTATCGTCATAACAAGTTGGTCACGGACCGATCGAGTcgagcgttgcttaaccttatgatcgatcgatccacGCGGCTTTGGCTTAGTCACGAGTTCTTAGATCCGAGTCATACCGAAATTTAAGCGATATTGGTCTTTTAAGTATGGAGttaaagttgaaaattatttcacactgaaagtgctcgCCGCAGCGCTGCCGGCCGCCATTTTGGTGTGACTCGAGCTTTACCTATGTGATAATCTGTGtatgctaatataataaagaaaaaaatattatttttttgtttgtacataaaTTTAACTCCACAGCGGTCACGTAGAATGTCCGGAGCGAATCATGCGCATTCACGAGCGGCACCGCGACTTCGCTCTGCTGGACCGCATGCGGCAGCTGTCCGCCCGGCCGGCTACCGACGACGATATACTCGCTGTACATACTGAGGGACATCTCAACAGGTTACtgaaattatttgaattattcaTACTGAAAAAGTCTTAATATTATCATCTCCAGAGCCTTTTCGGAactctgttggggtcggcttccagtctaaccggatgccagtaccagtgttttagctcagttacccgggcaacctaatacccttAGGAACGACTGGTTGTCAGATGCCTAGACCGagagcttctgactacccgtaacgactgccaaagatcgTTAAACTGAAGCCTGACCCTagagtttaacgtgccctcctaAACACATCGTTATACCGTATAAATATCCTTATATTATATACCCATAAAGGCCTGCGCAGACCGGGACGTCATGGCAAAAGATTTTGCCGTGAGTAAGTGCACACAGGCCGCTTAGATACCGCGGCATTTCAGCATTTTGCCACGGCATGTGCCGCAGTCTGCAGTATATCACTAGGATCGCCGGAGTCCTTGGCATGCCATTGCCTGCCGCAGTATGCCATTGCCTACCGCAGTATGCCATTGCCTACCGCAGTATGCCACGGCATCCCGTCACGGGAGCCTGTGGCGCGTCTTTTATGCGATAAAATCCCTTTCAATGCCACGGCACCATTTTAAAGCATAGCAATTTATGTCGTATTTCTGTACCAGTACAGTTGAATGTCCATTagtaaaagttaataaaatccCTTGCCATGCTGTCCCGGTCTGCGTAGGCCCTAAGTAAACGCCTATTTTATATCATGACATATGTTTCCAGGCTAAAAGAACTGGCCACGACGAAACTAAGGAATTTAAACATTCAGAAGGAAGACTACGACTCCGTGTATTTCCATCCGGACTCGCTTGAAAGCGCTACAGTCGCTGCAGGCTGCGTCTTACAGGTATGTTTATATTGTAATACTTTTCATCTTGTtactaatgttattttttaaatcattattttatatgcTTAACCTTGTTTTGAAGTAGGGAAGTCGTCAATGACACTCCCTGTACCAGATTTCACTTATTAACCTTTTGAACGccaatgtcggctatagccgacatgagcaagcgtgccctgtgcgccaacgacggctatactcgacaaaaaacaggtcgcagaaaaatacaaaataaacctattaaatcattacttttatgtattttttagtagatatttaattaagattttcgggCTTGGCGTACAGGGCATAGGAATACCGATATGGCGTGGCGGTGAAAAGGTTAAAAACCTCTTGTTCATTCTGGTGCCATTTGGAAACCAGTGCTGTAGGTACTAGGAAACAATTTTGAATAATTCCGAGTATAAGTTAAGgaaggtattatttattaaaaatgtaacattATTTACACCCACAGATGGTAGACGCCGTCCTATCAAACGAAGTAGGCAGTGGAGTCTGCGTGATCCGTCCGCCCGGCCACCACGCCGACGACGACATACCGTCCGGCTTCTGTCTGCTCAACAACGCAGCCGCCGCCGCTAAGTACGCCATACATACTCACGGGCTCAACAGAGTGCTCATACTGGACTGGGATGTACATCATGGAAATGGGACGCAGAGGATTACTTATGATGATAATAGAGTGAGTTTTAGTGTGGTTTATTTTATCATAGAAAGTTATGATACTTCAAAGGACAgtacatgtaatttttttaaaattaattttaaagaaagcttACAGACGAAACGAAGTACAAACTATGAGAagacaaattaatattaaacattgCCAATAACAAGCCTCCACATATACATgatattatgttaatttgaCGTAAcctattacaatttttttttacgttattAAACTGTGTTCATAATACAATTACAACAATAACACTACAGTTCGTGCGATAATGGTAGGTACttagttaataaaaattaaaaaaaaaaaacaatagttattgaaaaaactgttttgcTAAAATCTGCCTTGTCGTGCTAGCCGATGTACAATAAAGATCAATGTTCAACTTAATGGGTAGTTTGTTGAAGCTTGCCGTGCTCCTAGCAAAGATATCATAGTAATGAGTAACATCATATCATCTGGCGCTCGCTGTAGGGAACAGgctttcccaattatgttggggtcggcttccagtctaaccggatgcagctgagttccagtattttacatggaaaaattgcctatctgacctcgtcaacgCAATTACCTGGACAACCTGGTAGAACTTTTAGTCTTATGAGCACCATAGGTGTATACTGtcaaatatgtataaagaaCAGCCAAGCATACGATTCGTGCCTTTCGAAACTAGGCGTGACATacagatggtcacccatccacgaactgaccgcgccaagcgttgcgcAAACTTCATCAACTAGCTTCCCCCTTTATCTACAACTATATATTAACATTGCAGATTCTCTACATGTCGATCCACCGCTACGACCACGGCTCGTTCTTCCCGCACTCGAAGGACGCCGACCACACCGCCGTCGGAGAGGGGAAGGGGGAAGGGTTCAATGTCAATGTTCCGTGGAATAAGGTATATAGACTCTCATATTTGATTTGGAATTTACATGTctacaaattttttttttgaaaaatgtaaccATAGTAAACCTTAATTTAAAAGTTGAAATATCGGAGGTAATAGGTCGCGCAATTTTGCgcgaaatataaaattgttttgcgCATTATTTTACACAgtgatatgaaaaaaaaacactttttttgtcACATAAGaagaatgtttaattatagACATTCGAAACATACCTACGGATATGCTTATAATAACAGTATAGAATTCCTAACACTACATGGACATCAGTGTAATgtgatatattttcttttcaagtCTTGAAATTCTATATACTAATTCCATTTTTAGTACTTATGTGTAAAAAATGACCGTAACACAATGTTGTCAGCGCAATATGGGTGATACGGAGTACCTGACGGCGTTCACGCAAGTGATCCTGCCCATCGCGTACGCGTACAACCCGCAGCTCGTCATCGTGTCCGCTGGCTTCGACGCCTGTGTGGGAGACCCGCTGGGAGGTATATTATTAaatttctaatattttatttacttttacctGTTATTTCATTGAAAGAATACCAGGGAACACTTCTTCGTATGTTAATAGAAATTTTCTTAttaggtaaaattattttaatggtatTTTTTAAAGTCTTAATTGCTTTTCCACGGTAAATGAGAGATAGAAACTTTTTTCATAGTTAgatgaaaattaatttcaatgaaGGGATTCAAGTTTCACTTGAATTCTATAAATAACTGTTATATTTTTCCAAATTATGTTAcaatagaaattaattttagtatcCTACACACTGTATTTACAACTAATTCCATTACCAGGTTGCAAAGTAACTCCGGAATGCTACGGTAGAATGACACAACTGCTCCGAGGTCTAGCTGGGGGCCGCGTCATCCTCTGCCTCGAAGGCGGCTACAACATCACCAGCATATCCTACGCCATGACCATGTGCAGCAAAGCGTTACTAGGCGACCCCATCCTACACCACTATGACCCCAAAACCCCCTGCCATTGGGCAGCCATTGACTCCATCAACGACGTCATCAACACACACAAACAGTACTGGAAGTGTCTCAAGTTCCAAGTGGCTTTACCCTCTGATAATGTTCTAGAACCCCCGTTACCTTCCAGAGGGTTAGTCATAGAATCAAGTGAACTAGAAGTGTCGGCCTGCAGTGAGGACCTTCATAATGAATCAACTAAGTCCAGTGCGAGCCATTTGGAATCATCGCTTGAGGCCAGCATGagcaatttgaatttgaatatagAAAAGAAGTGTTCTGATGGCATCCATTGCGGCACAGACGATGAAGACGAAAAGCCCAAACCTTCAAAAAGTTCCGAACCCTCTGCCTCCGCTAGTAGCAGTTCACCAGATTCGAAAAAAGAACAATCGAATCCTATAAAGCCAGCTCAAGCGGGGTCTAGTGGTGGGAAAAAGCCGACGTTAGTCGAGTATTTGGCCGAGAATATGCAATCGATAGTCGATGGCGATATGTTTGCGGTGATACCGCAGCGCTGGTGTCCTCATTTAGACTCCTTGTATACAATACCTGATGATGTGAAGTTCGAGCAAGGAGTTAAATGTATCGATTGCGATCATACTGAAGAGAATTGGGTGTGTTTGCATTGTTATGTGGTAAGTGCTGATATCAATCTTTAGTTTACTGAACCTTAAGTAACCTGTCAGCAGTTTGCCAATTTTCCTTAGAAATACGATTGAgtagttttttataaaaattccaTCCATTACCAAATCATCATACTCCTGCTCTTATCCCAATTCTATTTGAGcttggcgcagcatgttttttccTACCCTACTTTTCGGTCTACTGCCATGTCTCAAGCAACATCCCATCCATTACCAAAATACTGCCTGTTTTATGCAGAAAAAATAATCTTCACTTTTTTTCAAAGATATATAGAGAAATCTCTATATGCAGTCCTATTTCTAGTTATTAACGTGTCATATTCCTATTGGCACttccttataaaaaaaatatttttacttccaGACAGCCTGCGCCCGCAGCATCAACGGTCACATGCAAGCACACTGCGCCACCACGGGCCATGCTCTCGTCCTCTCCCTAGTCGACCTCTCAGTATGGTGCAACATCTGTGACGCTTACGTGGA
Above is a window of Helicoverpa zea isolate HzStark_Cry1AcR chromosome 1, ilHelZeax1.1, whole genome shotgun sequence DNA encoding:
- the LOC124635088 gene encoding histone deacetylase 6 isoform X1, which translates into the protein MSTPPPTQARRSSGESKKVTPPASSIVTRNGARKAKIQTRAMSAGAKPSALVIAAKRKAQQKKKHGFDTELRDHYQIAMDSKSKVKGPTGLVTEPRMAEHRCLWDDQYPECPERLTSVIQRCHELNLIEQCKQYPPRAATKEELCALHSPSVYDMMETTHQNNDLKYLEELSAKYDAVYIHPSTHELALLAAGSTIDLIDRIVSGELQNGAALVRPPGHHAMRAEPCGYCFYNNVALAAKHAIDARGVNRILIVDWDVHHGQATQQMFYNDPRVVYFSIHRYEHGSFWPNLRQSNFHYVGAGRGKGYNFNVPLNKTGMTDGDYLAIWHQLLLPMAFEYQPELIIISAGYDAAYGCPEGEMELTPAVYGHLTQALMSVCPRVGVVLEGGYCLTSLAEGAALTLRTLLGRAPPKLEQVPEPSDEIRDTILNCIYAQKPHWNCYNFQPTYSTSGPPNVCDANRLKHTVTVKWEGDETRPDTFATRNCYPVQDSGTIKRIAERLNHLRLVTDLTIPQHAVGYIYDTAMLKHKNVCEPGHVECPERIMRIHERHRDFALLDRMRQLSARPATDDDILAVHTEGHLNRLKELATTKLRNLNIQKEDYDSVYFHPDSLESATVAAGCVLQMVDAVLSNEVGSGVCVIRPPGHHADDDIPSGFCLLNNAAAAAKYAIHTHGLNRVLILDWDVHHGNGTQRITYDDNRILYMSIHRYDHGSFFPHSKDADHTAVGEGKGEGFNVNVPWNKRNMGDTEYLTAFTQVILPIAYAYNPQLVIVSAGFDACVGDPLGGCKVTPECYGRMTQLLRGLAGGRVILCLEGGYNITSISYAMTMCSKALLGDPILHHYDPKTPCHWAAIDSINDVINTHKQYWKCLKFQVALPSDNVLEPPLPSRGLVIESSELEVSACSEDLHNESTKSSASHLESSLEASMSNLNLNIEKKCSDGIHCGTDDEDEKPKPSKSSEPSASASSSSPDSKKEQSNPIKPAQAGSSGGKKPTLVEYLAENMQSIVDGDMFAVIPQRWCPHLDSLYTIPDDVKFEQGVKCIDCDHTEENWVCLHCYVTACARSINGHMQAHCATTGHALVLSLVDLSVWCNICDAYVDNSLLYDAKNNAHRCKFGEDMPWCYKTDLHMQ
- the LOC124635088 gene encoding histone deacetylase 6 isoform X2; this translates as MSTPPPTQARRSSGESKKVTPPASSIVTRNGARKAKIQTRAMSAGAKPSALVIAAKRKAQQKKKHGFDTELRDHYQIAMDSKSKVKGPTGLVTEPRMAEHRCLWDDQYPECPERLTSVIQRCHELNLIEQCKQYPPRAATKEELCALHSPSVYDMMETTHQNNDLKYLEELSAKYDAVYIHPSTHELALLAAGSTIDLIDRIVSGELQNGAALVRPPGHHAMRAEPCGYCFYNNVALAAKHAIDARGVNRILIVDWDVHHGQATQQMFYNDPRVVYFSIHRYEHGSFWPNLRQSNFHYVGAGRGKGYNFNVPLNKTGMTDGDYLAIWHQLLLPMAFEFAPELVIVSAGYDSALGDEKGEMELTPAVYGHLTQALMSVCPRVGVVLEGGYCLTSLAEGAALTLRTLLGRAPPKLEQVPEPSDEIRDTILNCIYAQKPHWNCYNFQPTYSTSGPPNVCDANRLKHTVTVKWEGDETRPDTFATRNCYPVQDSGTIKRIAERLNHLRLVTDLTIPQHAVGYIYDTAMLKHKNVCEPGHVECPERIMRIHERHRDFALLDRMRQLSARPATDDDILAVHTEGHLNRLKELATTKLRNLNIQKEDYDSVYFHPDSLESATVAAGCVLQMVDAVLSNEVGSGVCVIRPPGHHADDDIPSGFCLLNNAAAAAKYAIHTHGLNRVLILDWDVHHGNGTQRITYDDNRILYMSIHRYDHGSFFPHSKDADHTAVGEGKGEGFNVNVPWNKRNMGDTEYLTAFTQVILPIAYAYNPQLVIVSAGFDACVGDPLGGCKVTPECYGRMTQLLRGLAGGRVILCLEGGYNITSISYAMTMCSKALLGDPILHHYDPKTPCHWAAIDSINDVINTHKQYWKCLKFQVALPSDNVLEPPLPSRGLVIESSELEVSACSEDLHNESTKSSASHLESSLEASMSNLNLNIEKKCSDGIHCGTDDEDEKPKPSKSSEPSASASSSSPDSKKEQSNPIKPAQAGSSGGKKPTLVEYLAENMQSIVDGDMFAVIPQRWCPHLDSLYTIPDDVKFEQGVKCIDCDHTEENWVCLHCYVTACARSINGHMQAHCATTGHALVLSLVDLSVWCNICDAYVDNSLLYDAKNNAHRCKFGEDMPWCYKTDLHMQ
- the LOC124635088 gene encoding histone deacetylase 6 isoform X3 codes for the protein MDSKSKVKGPTGLVTEPRMAEHRCLWDDQYPECPERLTSVIQRCHELNLIEQCKQYPPRAATKEELCALHSPSVYDMMETTHQNNDLKYLEELSAKYDAVYIHPSTHELALLAAGSTIDLIDRIVSGELQNGAALVRPPGHHAMRAEPCGYCFYNNVALAAKHAIDARGVNRILIVDWDVHHGQATQQMFYNDPRVVYFSIHRYEHGSFWPNLRQSNFHYVGAGRGKGYNFNVPLNKTGMTDGDYLAIWHQLLLPMAFEYQPELIIISAGYDAAYGCPEGEMELTPAVYGHLTQALMSVCPRVGVVLEGGYCLTSLAEGAALTLRTLLGRAPPKLEQVPEPSDEIRDTILNCIYAQKPHWNCYNFQPTYSTSGPPNVCDANRLKHTVTVKWEGDETRPDTFATRNCYPVQDSGTIKRIAERLNHLRLVTDLTIPQHAVGYIYDTAMLKHKNVCEPGHVECPERIMRIHERHRDFALLDRMRQLSARPATDDDILAVHTEGHLNRLKELATTKLRNLNIQKEDYDSVYFHPDSLESATVAAGCVLQMVDAVLSNEVGSGVCVIRPPGHHADDDIPSGFCLLNNAAAAAKYAIHTHGLNRVLILDWDVHHGNGTQRITYDDNRILYMSIHRYDHGSFFPHSKDADHTAVGEGKGEGFNVNVPWNKRNMGDTEYLTAFTQVILPIAYAYNPQLVIVSAGFDACVGDPLGGCKVTPECYGRMTQLLRGLAGGRVILCLEGGYNITSISYAMTMCSKALLGDPILHHYDPKTPCHWAAIDSINDVINTHKQYWKCLKFQVALPSDNVLEPPLPSRGLVIESSELEVSACSEDLHNESTKSSASHLESSLEASMSNLNLNIEKKCSDGIHCGTDDEDEKPKPSKSSEPSASASSSSPDSKKEQSNPIKPAQAGSSGGKKPTLVEYLAENMQSIVDGDMFAVIPQRWCPHLDSLYTIPDDVKFEQGVKCIDCDHTEENWVCLHCYVTACARSINGHMQAHCATTGHALVLSLVDLSVWCNICDAYVDNSLLYDAKNNAHRCKFGEDMPWCYKTDLHMQ